A part of Thermococcus sp. SY098 genomic DNA contains:
- a CDS encoding peroxiredoxin, whose translation MVVIGEKFPEVEVKTTHGIIKLPDYFAERGKWFILFSHPADFTPVCTTEFYAMQKRLDEFRELGVEPIGLSVDQVFSHIKWMEWIKENLGVEIEFPVIADDRGELADKLGMIPSGATITARAVFIVDDKGIIRAIVYYPAEVGRDWDEILRLVKALKISTEKGVALPHKWPNNELIGDKVIIPPASTIEEKKQREEAKAKGEIECYDWWFCYKKLD comes from the coding sequence ATGGTTGTGATAGGGGAAAAGTTTCCGGAAGTTGAAGTTAAGACGACCCATGGGATAATTAAACTTCCAGACTACTTTGCGGAAAGGGGCAAGTGGTTCATATTATTCAGCCACCCAGCCGACTTTACACCAGTGTGTACAACCGAATTCTATGCAATGCAGAAAAGACTTGATGAATTTAGAGAGCTTGGTGTTGAACCTATCGGGCTCAGTGTTGACCAAGTTTTCAGTCACATCAAGTGGATGGAGTGGATAAAGGAAAACCTTGGCGTTGAGATTGAGTTCCCGGTTATAGCCGACGATCGCGGTGAGCTCGCTGACAAGCTTGGCATGATACCAAGCGGCGCAACAATCACAGCAAGGGCAGTCTTCATCGTTGACGACAAGGGAATCATAAGGGCAATTGTCTACTATCCAGCCGAAGTTGGAAGGGACTGGGATGAGATACTCAGATTAGTTAAGGCACTCAAGATAAGCACAGAGAAAGGCGTAGCACTCCCGCACAAGTGGCCAAACAACGAGCTCATCGGTGACAAGGTTATCATTCCACCAGCATCAACAATTGAAGAAAAGAAGCAGAGAGAAGAAGCAAAGGCTAAGGGAGAAATCGAGTGTTATGACTGGTGGTTCTGCTACAAGAAGCTTGATTGA